In the genome of Mesoaciditoga lauensis cd-1655R = DSM 25116, the window TCTATCACGCCTTTTATGTCTTTTGTCGTTGTCGACGGTTCAAAGCCTTCTATTAAAGCGTCGTACCTGTTTTCTTCATATCCATACATTTCTGCGAATTCTCTCAGATAGCCAACTATCTCACTCAAAACAGGTTTGAATTTCGGAAAGTTATTTTCCGCTTTTGCTTCTTGCCATATGCTTTCGCCTTTAGAACATGCGATGGAAAATTTCTCGAATTTTTCTGGGGGTATGGCTTTTTGCCTTCTGTACTCTTTTGTCATAAGATCAACGTTTCTTCTGTCAAATTCGTTGAGTGAATCATAAACTTTTGGTCTGTTAAAATATTCCACAAATTCTGCCACTTTAGGAGCGGTTGACATTTCAAATATCATTCTTGCAATCTTTCCAACCACTTCTGCCCGTGCTGGGGCCCCTTTCGGCGGAATCTTGGTTCTCATATCCCATTCGATCAATGAAATGGCGTTATGGAGTTTCGTGATCTCTTTCATGTAGTTGTACATTTCTTTTACTTCCATGCTATTACCCCCTTAACAATCTATTGGAAATTTCGTTTTGGCGTTCTATGAGTTTTTCAATATCTTCCACAAGAAGTTTTCCATCTTCAACTATTATTTTACCATTTATCATGTTGAAATCTACCTTTTTGGCATCACACATTAAAATAGCTCCTACCGGATCATCAAGGCCGCCAGCGAATTCCAATTTGTTCATGTCAAACATTATCAAGTCCGCCGCTTTTCCAACCTCTATGCTTCCTATGTAATCGTCCATTCGCAGCACCTTTGCCCCACCAAGGGTAGCGAATTCCAAAGCTTCTCGAGGTGTTAAAGCATCGGCACCGTATTTAACCCTCTGAAGCAACATGGCGTTCCTTGCTTCCAGTATCATGTTTCCAGTGTCGTTCGAAGCGCTTCCGTCTACTCCCAAAGAGATTCTCATGCCTTTCATTTTCGTTATAGGAGCTATTCCTGAACCTAACCTCATGTTGGATGAAGGACAGTGTGCAACTCCTACATCGTGTTTTTTGAGTTTTTCTATTTCTTCGTCTTTAAGTTGAACCAAATGGGCAAACCATACCCTTGGATTCAGCCACCCAAGTTTATCCATATAATCAACGGGCCTTAACCCAAATTTTTCAACACAGAATTCATCTTCATCTTTGGTTTCAGAGAGATGCGTGTGAAGGAGTACATCCTTTTCTTCAGCCATTTCACGTGTTTCTATCATCAATTTTTCGGTGACAGAAAAAGGTGAACATGGTGCCAAAGCAACACGTGTCATAGCATATTTGGATCGATCGTGGTATTTGGAAATAACACGCTCGTATTCGGAAAGGATCTCGTCTTCCGTTTGGACAACGGAATCTGGTGGAAGCCCTCCATCTTTTTTCGACATTGACATGGCGCCACGTGTGGGATGAAACCTTAGTCCAACATGCGATACCCCTTTTATCTCTTCGTCAAAGATGGAATTTTTTCCTTCGGGATAAAGGTAAAGCATATCGCTTGTCGTGGTGACGCCGCTTAATGCCATTTCCGCCGCTGCCACTGCAGCGCTTACATAAGAAGCCTCTTCATCCAAATTCTTCCATATTTCATAAAGGTTTACAAGCCAATCGAACAACTTCGAATTTTGAACTTTTCTAACATTCCTTGTGAGGGATTGATAAAGATGGTGATGGGTGTTAACAAATCCCGGAAGCATTATCATATTTGAACAGTCCACTGTTCGATCAAATTCTCCCTCTGGTGCTTCTTTTCCAACGTAGGTTATTACATTTTCTTCAACCGCTACGAAAGCGTTCGTTATTTCCTTTTGGGGTCCAAATGTAGCCAGATGAGATATGTTTTTAAAGAGATACTTCACTTTATTCATCTCCCTTTTTGTTGAGAATTTCTAAAGCTTTTGATAGTCTTTGCGTTGTTCTTTCTTTTCCCAGGACATATACACTTTCAAAAAGCCCTGGTGTTACTGTTTTCCCAAGCAAAGCGGCTCTAAGCGCTTGAAAAAACTTCTTTTTTGAGATTTCTTCTTTCGAAGCCATACTTCTTATGGCTTCTTCTATTTTTTCAACATTCCATTCAGATAGTTTTTTCAATTCCGTCAATGCTAATTCCAGATAGGAAGGTACGTATTCAGGTTCAAGAGCCTGTTTTGCTTTTTCTTCAAAGTTGGGTTTTTCAAGGAAGAAAGGTTCGGCAAATTCGGATAAGGCTTTCAATGTATTCACCTTTTGCCTACATATCTCAAGTACCTTTTTTGCGTAACCCTCATCGCTAATCCATCCTGCATCTTCTTTTCTATAAAGTTCTAACCACTCTTTGAATTCTTTTAGCACGTCTTCTATTGCCATTTTTCTCATATGTTGGCCGTTTACCCATTCCAATTTAGCCGGATCGAAAACCGCTGGTTTGTTGGAAAGCTTTTCCAGTTCGAAATCTTCAACTTTCTCAAATGGATCGAAAATTTCGTCTTCTGTTCCCCAGCCCAGCAACGCAAGGTAATTCATAAAAGCTTTGCTCATTATCCCTCGTTCTCTAAAATAATCTACCGATGTTCCGCCGTGCCTTTTGCTCAAAGGAGTCCTATCAGGTCCGAGAATCAAGGGAATGTGCATGAACTGCGGTAATTCCCATCCCAGGGATTTATATATCATTATCTGCTTTGGAGTGTTTGTAAGGTGATCTTCTCCCCTAACAACGTGGGTAATTTGCATAAGGTGATCATCGATCACAACGGCAAAATTGTACGTGGGATAGCCGTTTGATTTCACTATGACCATATCGTCAAATGTGGAATTATCAAATTCCATCTCGCCTTTTGCAAGATCCTTAAAGGTTGTTTTTCCCTTTTCCACGATGAAATTCACGGTTACGCTATGACCTTTCTCTTTGTAGGAATTTGCTTCCTCCGAAGAAAAGCTCTTTCTTACGATCTTTTTTGCATCTTCTTTGTCGTAAATGGCAAAATAAGCCCTCTGCAGACTTATCAGTTTTTCCGCATATTTTTGGTAAACGCCTTTCTTTACCCTTTCACTTTGGCGGTAGGGTCCGTATTCACCATCAACATCGGGGCCTTCGTCCCAATCCAAACCACACCATTTCAAATCATCTATTATGGTTTTTTCAGATTCTTGCGTTGATCGTTCTGTATCGGTATCTTCTATTCTCAAGATGAATTTTCCGTTGTTCTTTCTTGCAAAAAGCCAATCGAATAAGGCCGTTCTTGCCCCTCCTACATGAAGATATCCGGTTGGACTGGGAGCAAATCTTACCCTTATCATATTTTATCCTCCATCTTTTCTATTTCTTCCATAAACTCTTCCACACTCCATACACTTTTCAATTCAACGCTTTTTCTTTCATCAAGATACTTCCCTTCCAGGAGAACTTTGGTTATTCTATCTGTCCATCCACCTGTTCCTCTTAAAAGAAAGATCGGAATGGAATGACCGTATGCCGCAAACAACTCAAGGGCCGTTCCAGCCTTGCCGCCGATGCTTATCACAACATCGACGTTGTACATCATCAATATGGAACGCATGGCGAAATCCATGTCCGTCTTCACACCAAAAGTCAAATGGTCATTTCCATTTTCTAAACCAGGTAAAATGCCAATAACAAGCCCACCAGCTTCTTTGGCGGATTTGGAAACGAGTTCCATGATTCCATCTCTTCCACCGCTTACAAGGGTGTGGCCTCTTTTTGCTATTTCTTTTCCTAATTCTTCACATATGTTTTCCAAAGGTTTTACCGGCTCTTTATTTATGCTTCCGGAATAACCTATTACTCCTATTTTCAACGCTTCCACCTCCATTTGATTCATTAAGATTTTACCATACCAGCTTTTCTGGAATTACATATCTTGAGAAAGGGTTGACGCAAAAGGGCGTTTTCATGTATAATCACAACGCAAAATAAATACATACCGTGGAGAGATGGCCGAGTGGTCGAAGGCGTACGCCTGGAGAGCGTATGAGCGGGAAACCGCTTCGTGGGTTCAAATCCCACTCTCTCCGCCAGTTTGAGGGCTTTAATAGCCCTCTTATTTATATTGAATTGTTCACATTGTGCGTCGATGTTACAAAGCATTTCAAAGAGAAATTAAATCTCACCCTCGAAGTACTTGTCAGAACATATGAGCTCCCATCTGGAGATTCAAAATATGAGGTTGAGAGGCACAGGACGTGCCGAGAAAGCGAAGCACTCACGGACGAGTGTCTGAGCGTGCCTTATATTTTGAATCAGAAGATGGAGAGAAGAGCGAATCCGTTCTGACAGGACTTCGAAAAAATGCCTTGGTTGCTTGTAAAGCGGGTTCTAAATCAAAAAGCATCCTATTCAAATGCTGCTCACATGCTCTCATAGATTAATGCTTCTTGAGATACCTTTTGTAATGTTCGCGCACAACATGAGTGAATTATATATTGTAACGAGTATGAGGTGAGTGAATGCCAAAAAAGAGATTTTCCCAGAATTTTCTGACAAATGCCTCGATAGCCGAAAGGATCGTGGAAGAAGCGGGTGTCAAAGCGGGAGAAACAGTTCTTGAGATTGGCGCTGGAAAGGGAATTCTTACACACATACTTTTAAATAAAGGGGCAAATGTTGTTGCTTTTGAAATAGATAGGGATCTCTTTCAGTATCTAGAGGAAAAATTCAAAGGAATGAACGTTCAATTCATCTTTCAAGATTTTTTGAGTTACGAAGGCGAATTGCATTTTGATAGATGTGTTTCGAATATCCCTTATCATATAACAACTCCCATAATAAAAAAGCTCTTTTCTATAGGTGCTGAATCTGCAACTTTAATGGTTCAAAAAGAATACGCCCAAAGAATTCTGGCCCTTCCAAAGAAGAAAGCTTACGGTTCTTTAACCCTATTCGTCCAGATGAGATACGATGTAAAAAAGCTTTTTGATGTGGAAAAGGGGTCATTTTTCCCGGTCCCATCTGTTGACTCAACGGTTATAAGGCTTGAAAGAACAGAAAAATGGACATCCCAGATAAAAGATATGAAGAAATTCGAAGCGATGGTAAAGGATGCCTTTTCCCATAAACGTAAGATGATAAAAAACAACTTACATGCTTATGAAATAAGCGAGGAAGAGATGTTGAAAATAGGGATATCTGGTAAAATGAGAGCGGAGGAATTATCTTTAGAAGACTTTATGAATCTTGCAAAGTTAGTTCTTTCTTGATGGGAAGAAGTGAATAGCCTCCTAACTTGCATGAAAGTAGCGATTTTTAATCAGGAGGAAAAGGCGATCATTGAAAATATTTATCGAAACACATGCCAGCACGGATTCACTCTTTTATCCATCTTGCGACTCAAAAAACGAGGCACGCTCAGACACTCATCCATGAGTGCTTCGCTTTCTCAACACATCCATGTGTTTCCCAACCTCGTTTTATGAGTCTCCAGATGGCGAGTTCATAAGTGCCGGCAAGTGTTTCGATAAAGGAGAAGGGGAAGAAGAAAAAACTCTGTTATTTCGCATCTTGGGTGGCGTCTTCATATGTTTTGGCAGAAACTTCAAAAAATGGGAGAGAAAGACGAAGAAAAACGTAATTAATCAAAACACGCGCCAGCACGGATTCACTCTTTTATCCATCTTACGACTCAAAAAACGAGGCACGCTCAGACACTCGTCCGTGAGTGCTTCGCTTTCTCAACACATCCGTGTGTTTTCCAACCTCGTTTTTTATGAGTCTCCAGATGGAAAGTTCATAAGTGCCGGAAAGTGTTTCAATAAAGGGAAGAGGGAAGAAGAAAAAACTCTGTTATTTCGCATCTTGTACGGCGTCTTCATACGTTTTGACAGAAACTTTAAATGGGTGGCAAGAGTAAAAACGGAAAAATTCAAGCATTGCAGTTCTGATTTTTCACTGCCGACGAGGAAATTCAAACATCCAATTTGAGGACTTAAAGAAATTTCTATTTGCTCTTGGTTGTTCTTAACTATTTACTTTTTACGACTCACTGTTTACTGTTCATTATTTACTAATAAGCGTTAGCAAATGTTTCGAAGTTGGCATCAAAAAGCGTTCATTAAACTTGATCGCGTCAAGAGTAATGAAAATTTTTACAAAGAATTTCAAAATGATATAATAAACTCGAAATTTAAACCTTCTTCGCCACGATAACTTCTGTGCATAACCATACGAAATAAATGGGCGTCTTTTCATAGTTATATAATACGGCGAATGGTTTGTGTTTTTTTGGTTTTAAAAGTAAAAGGGAGGAGTGCGATTCTCCATGGACATGAGTCAATATTTGAGCGTTTTCGTTGATGAGGCGAAAGAAAATCTTCAGGGTTTAAATGACGCCATTTTGAAGCTGGAATCTGATCCGAATTCGCAAGATGCTGTAAACGAGATCTTTCGCCTGATGCATACTTTGAAAGGTTCGTCGGCGACGATGGGTTTTTCGAAGATGTCAAAAATTTGTCACGCCCTTGAAAGTCACTTGGATAAGGTTAGAAGCGGAAAGAGGAAAGTCACAGAAAATCTTGTGGACTTGCTTTTTTCTGGTATCGATATGCTTAATGAGGCAATAGAAAACATAGAAAATGGTGGTGACGATTCGGATTTAGACGTAGATGAAATCATTCAAGCCCTTTCTGGAAAAAGCGAGAACACTCCAACTGCCGATGATAAGAAAGAAACAGAAGAAGGAAGTAAGGCTTCCAATTTTGGAGAAGAAAAAGCTGAAGAGGAAGAAAAATTCAGTGATGATGAGTTGAAAGCGGTCCGCGATGTTGCCGAGAAGGCATTGGAGGAAAATCTTAACGTTTACAAGATAACCGTTGAGCTTTCAAAAGATTCCGTCATGAAATCGGCAAGAATGTACATTGTTTTTCATAGAATAGAAGAGAATGGCGGACAGATAATTCATTCTGAGCCACCAGCGGAAGAAATAGAAAAAGAAAATTTCGATACAACCGTTGAATTAATAGTCATAACGGCAATGGGAGTAAAAGAATTGCAAGATCTCGTTTCAAACGTTTCGGAAGTTGAAAAGGTTATTATTCAACCTTTTGATATAGAAAAAGGAAAAGAAGAGGAAAAAGAAGAAAAGGAAACGTCTAAAAAAATCCCTGAACAACAGGCAAAGAAAGTTGAAAAAGTAACAGCCAGCGCTAAAAGGCGAGCTAAACTAACTCAGAGTGTAAGAGTGGATGTGGAAAAATTAGATACTCTGATGAATTTGATGGCCGAGCTGGTTATAAGTAGGAGTCGAATAGAAGAGACTCTCAAAAAGTACAAGATAAAAGAAGTGGATGAGAGCCTTTCCCAACTTGGAAGAATTACCCTGGATCTTCAAAGCATTGTCATGAAGATAAGAATGATACCAGTTTCATTTGTTTTCGATAGATTCCCAAGGATGGTAAGAGATCTTTCAAAGAAATTAAACAAAAAGATAAACTTTGTTGTTCAAGGAGAAGATACAGAACTCGATAGAACAGTGGCTGATGAGATAGGAGAGCCTCTTGTTCATATAATAAGAAATGCCATAGATCACGGTATCGAAACAGAAGAAGAAAGAATAGGTGCAGGCAAGCCTCCGACGGGTACAGTGGTACTTTCTGCAAGACAAGAAGGAGACAGCGTTATCATAGAAGTTGATGATGATGGACGAGGCTTTAGCAAAGAAAAGATCATAAAAAAAGCATTGGAAAAAGGACTTATTCAAGAGTATGAAGTTGCAAGTTTAAGTCCCGAAGAGATATTCAATTTAACATTTGAGCCGGGTTTCTCGACGACCGATAATCCTACAGAAGTATCGGGACGAGGTGTGGGAATGGACGTTGTCAAGAAAACCATAGAATCGTTAAACGGAAATGTTTATCTTGAAAGTACAGAGGGAAAGGGAACAAGAGTGGTTATCAAATTACCGCTTACCCTTTCGATTATCCAAGCACTTCTCACAGAAGTGGGAGAAAACGTGTATGCCATTCCCATTTCAGCAATCGATAGCACTATAACTATCAATCAGAAAGACATAAAAGATGTGGAAGGGCGTAAAACGGTTCTTATACGCGGAGAAATAGTGCCTGTAGTGGATCTTAGAGAGCTATTCAGCTCTGAAAACATGGAAGAAAAAGCCGATTTGGTGGTCACGAGATATAAAGAAAAGAAGTATGGGTTCATAGTCAATAGGCTGTTAGGACAGCAAGACATAGTTATAAAAGCGTTAGGAAAACTCTTCAAAGAGGTGAAGGAGTTCAGTGGTGGGGCAATACTGGGCAACGGTTCAATAGCCCTCATCATCGATGTTCCCTCACTTATTCAGAAAGCACTATCGAGGTGATGATGATGAACGTAAAAGATATGACCGCACCGTTTGAAATCTTAGGTTTTAAATTTGGAGATCATGAATATGCCATAGAGATCGGAATCGTGGAGATGATAGTGGAAGAGAACCAAATTACGCCTGTTCCGAATTCGAAGCCTTTTATAAAAGGTGTAATGAACCTTCGTGGTAGGATCGTACCAGTCATAGATCTCAGAAAAGTTCTAAACATGGAAGATTACGATGATAAAAAAGATGCCAACATCATCGTCACGAAGATAGATGATAGCGAGATAGGATTTTTAGTTGATGGGGTTACGGAAGTTTTGTGGGTTAACCCAGACGAGATCGATTCCGGGATAAAGGTGGAAGAATCGAAATATTTTAAAGGTGTCGTAAAAAAAGGAGAAAGGCTTCTTGTTCTTATAGACGTCTCTGAGTTTATAAACGATGAGGTAAATGAAATTTAAGGAGGAATAAGAATGGCTAAAAAAGTACTTGTAGTGGATGATGCGGCATTTATGAGAATGCTACTTAAAGATATCATAACAAAAGCGGGGTATGAAGTTGTTGGAGAAGCGTCCAACGGGGCAGAAGCCGTTGAGAAATATAAAGAATTAAAGCCAGATATAGTGACAATGGATATAACAATGCCGGAAATGAACGGCATAGAAGCTACAAAAGAGATCATGAAGATAGATCCAAACGCTAATATCATCATGTGTAGCGCTATGGGCCAGCAGATGATGGTTGTTGAAGCCATTCAAGCAGGGGCAAAAGATTTCATAGTGAAACCTTTCCAGCAGGGAAGAGTTGTCGAAGCGCTCTCAAAGATAAGTAAGTGAGGTGTTAACTGTGGCTTCCGCCACACCAACCTCCAGTTTTGGTTCGGCAAGCTTAACGTTTTTAATTTCAACGATAATAATAATAGCCGTCCTTCTATTTGTATTGTACGTAGTTAGAAAATTTGGAGTTAAGCATCTAAAATCGAAATACATGAAGGTTTTAGATGTTCTTCCTTTGGGAAAAAGCACCGTGATTTATCTGGTTGAATTGAAAAACAGGTATTTCTTTGTGGCGTGTACTCCATCTAACACGCAGGTTTTGATGGAATTAAAAGATGAGGACGATATAAAAGATATAGAAATTGGAGAAAGCGATGAAGGGTTTTCCAGGGTTCTGTTTTCGAAGTTAGGAAAGCGATTCTTGAAAGATCAAATAGATAGGATAGATGAATTGAAGTGAAAGGGAAAATAGCGCTCTTGTCCCTTCTTTTTATAGGGATACCAACAACTTTAAGCATGGCAGCTGGAACTCCTCCTCTTCCTAACGTTAGTATAAGTTTAGGAGGAACTCCGACGAACACTCAATTGACCACCACCCTCACCATTTTAATCGTTATAACCGTTTTATCCCTGGCACCCGCTATTCTTGTCTTGATGACTTCTTTTACAAGGATAGTGGTGGTCTTTGCCCTTCTTAGAAGTGCCATGGGTACTCAACAATCTCCCCCTAATCAAATTTTGATAGGATTAGCGTTGTTTATGACGTTTTTCATAATGCAACCCACTTTCACAAGTGCGTATAACAATGCTGTAAAGCCGTATATGAGCGGAAAGATAGGGTATCAACAAGCGATAAAAGATGGCATTCAACCTTTTAGAGAATTCATGTACGCTGAAATAATAAGGCACAAGAACGGAGATGCTATCAAGATATTTACCCAATACAGAAAAATGGAAACTCCTAAAAAGCTTTCGGATATTCCCACTTCCGTTTTGATACCGGCTTTTGTGATAAGTGAGTTAAAAATCGCTTTTAAAATAGGTGTGCTCCTCTATATTCCTTTTATATTGATCGATATGGTAACGGCTTCAATTTTGCTTGCCATGGGAATGATCATGATCCCGCCAGTCATGGTTTCACTGCCTTTCAAATTACTCTTGTTCGTGCTGGTAAATGGATGGGATCTTGTAGTTACAGGACTTTTAAACAGTTTTTGATGTTATAATTCATACATACATTATTCTTGATGTAAATGGAAGCAACGAGTGGAAAAAACTTTGTTATTTCCTATCTTTTATGAAGTTTTTATCCTTATAAAGGGTTTCAAAAGAACATAAAAGCAAAAAGAAAGCATGTTAGAAACATGTCATTTATTCATTTATTCGAACAAGAGGTGGTAATCATCGTTACGAGCAGAACATCTTTGAAAAGGATCGTTATAAGCAATTCGGAATTCGAGGGTTTAAGACTGGCAATGTTGGAAGATGACCAACTTTTTGAAGTTTACTTGGAAGAAGCAGATGAAGAATCTCTCACGGGAAGCATATATCTTGGAAGGGTGGAAAATATCGTTCCGAACCTTCAAGCCGCTTTTGTCAACATAGGCGAGGGAAGAAATGCTTTTTTGAGAGAGCGAGATTTGTACGCGCCAAAACCCAGAAATGGAAGTGCTTTGAAAGTTGAAATGTTGAAGCCAAAACAAAAGATAATGGTTCAAGTCAAAAAAGACGCGATGGGTTTAAAAGGCCCGCAGGTAACTTCTTACATCAGTTTAGCTGGAAGGTATCTTGTGTTGATGCCTCAAATATCCAACATAGGGGTTTCAAAAAAGATCGAAGATCCTAAAGAAAGAAAAAGGCTTCACAACATAGCTCGAGAAATTTCAAAAGGCCAGGGTGTTATCGTTAGAACTGTAGCAGAGGGTG includes:
- a CDS encoding 8-oxoguanine deaminase; the protein is MKYLFKNISHLATFGPQKEITNAFVAVEENVITYVGKEAPEGEFDRTVDCSNMIMLPGFVNTHHHLYQSLTRNVRKVQNSKLFDWLVNLYEIWKNLDEEASYVSAAVAAAEMALSGVTTTSDMLYLYPEGKNSIFDEEIKGVSHVGLRFHPTRGAMSMSKKDGGLPPDSVVQTEDEILSEYERVISKYHDRSKYAMTRVALAPCSPFSVTEKLMIETREMAEEKDVLLHTHLSETKDEDEFCVEKFGLRPVDYMDKLGWLNPRVWFAHLVQLKDEEIEKLKKHDVGVAHCPSSNMRLGSGIAPITKMKGMRISLGVDGSASNDTGNMILEARNAMLLQRVKYGADALTPREALEFATLGGAKVLRMDDYIGSIEVGKAADLIMFDMNKLEFAGGLDDPVGAILMCDAKKVDFNMINGKIIVEDGKLLVEDIEKLIERQNEISNRLLRG
- a CDS encoding chemotaxis protein CheW, whose protein sequence is MNVKDMTAPFEILGFKFGDHEYAIEIGIVEMIVEENQITPVPNSKPFIKGVMNLRGRIVPVIDLRKVLNMEDYDDKKDANIIVTKIDDSEIGFLVDGVTEVLWVNPDEIDSGIKVEESKYFKGVVKKGERLLVLIDVSEFINDEVNEI
- a CDS encoding chemotaxis protein CheA; its protein translation is MDMSQYLSVFVDEAKENLQGLNDAILKLESDPNSQDAVNEIFRLMHTLKGSSATMGFSKMSKICHALESHLDKVRSGKRKVTENLVDLLFSGIDMLNEAIENIENGGDDSDLDVDEIIQALSGKSENTPTADDKKETEEGSKASNFGEEKAEEEEKFSDDELKAVRDVAEKALEENLNVYKITVELSKDSVMKSARMYIVFHRIEENGGQIIHSEPPAEEIEKENFDTTVELIVITAMGVKELQDLVSNVSEVEKVIIQPFDIEKGKEEEKEEKETSKKIPEQQAKKVEKVTASAKRRAKLTQSVRVDVEKLDTLMNLMAELVISRSRIEETLKKYKIKEVDESLSQLGRITLDLQSIVMKIRMIPVSFVFDRFPRMVRDLSKKLNKKINFVVQGEDTELDRTVADEIGEPLVHIIRNAIDHGIETEEERIGAGKPPTGTVVLSARQEGDSVIIEVDDDGRGFSKEKIIKKALEKGLIQEYEVASLSPEEIFNLTFEPGFSTTDNPTEVSGRGVGMDVVKKTIESLNGNVYLESTEGKGTRVVIKLPLTLSIIQALLTEVGENVYAIPISAIDSTITINQKDIKDVEGRKTVLIRGEIVPVVDLRELFSSENMEEKADLVVTRYKEKKYGFIVNRLLGQQDIVIKALGKLFKEVKEFSGGAILGNGSIALIIDVPSLIQKALSR
- the rsmA gene encoding 16S rRNA (adenine(1518)-N(6)/adenine(1519)-N(6))-dimethyltransferase RsmA, producing the protein MPKKRFSQNFLTNASIAERIVEEAGVKAGETVLEIGAGKGILTHILLNKGANVVAFEIDRDLFQYLEEKFKGMNVQFIFQDFLSYEGELHFDRCVSNIPYHITTPIIKKLFSIGAESATLMVQKEYAQRILALPKKKAYGSLTLFVQMRYDVKKLFDVEKGSFFPVPSVDSTVIRLERTEKWTSQIKDMKKFEAMVKDAFSHKRKMIKNNLHAYEISEEEMLKIGISGKMRAEELSLEDFMNLAKLVLS
- the fliP gene encoding flagellar type III secretion system pore protein FliP (The bacterial flagellar biogenesis protein FliP forms a type III secretion system (T3SS)-type pore required for flagellar assembly.), coding for MAAGTPPLPNVSISLGGTPTNTQLTTTLTILIVITVLSLAPAILVLMTSFTRIVVVFALLRSAMGTQQSPPNQILIGLALFMTFFIMQPTFTSAYNNAVKPYMSGKIGYQQAIKDGIQPFREFMYAEIIRHKNGDAIKIFTQYRKMETPKKLSDIPTSVLIPAFVISELKIAFKIGVLLYIPFILIDMVTASILLAMGMIMIPPVMVSLPFKLLLFVLVNGWDLVVTGLLNSF
- the gltX gene encoding glutamate--tRNA ligase encodes the protein MIRVRFAPSPTGYLHVGGARTALFDWLFARKNNGKFILRIEDTDTERSTQESEKTIIDDLKWCGLDWDEGPDVDGEYGPYRQSERVKKGVYQKYAEKLISLQRAYFAIYDKEDAKKIVRKSFSSEEANSYKEKGHSVTVNFIVEKGKTTFKDLAKGEMEFDNSTFDDMVIVKSNGYPTYNFAVVIDDHLMQITHVVRGEDHLTNTPKQIMIYKSLGWELPQFMHIPLILGPDRTPLSKRHGGTSVDYFRERGIMSKAFMNYLALLGWGTEDEIFDPFEKVEDFELEKLSNKPAVFDPAKLEWVNGQHMRKMAIEDVLKEFKEWLELYRKEDAGWISDEGYAKKVLEICRQKVNTLKALSEFAEPFFLEKPNFEEKAKQALEPEYVPSYLELALTELKKLSEWNVEKIEEAIRSMASKEEISKKKFFQALRAALLGKTVTPGLFESVYVLGKERTTQRLSKALEILNKKGDE
- a CDS encoding FliO/MopB family protein: MASATPTSSFGSASLTFLISTIIIIAVLLFVLYVVRKFGVKHLKSKYMKVLDVLPLGKSTVIYLVELKNRYFFVACTPSNTQVLMELKDEDDIKDIEIGESDEGFSRVLFSKLGKRFLKDQIDRIDELK
- the cheY gene encoding chemotaxis protein CheY — its product is MAKKVLVVDDAAFMRMLLKDIITKAGYEVVGEASNGAEAVEKYKELKPDIVTMDITMPEMNGIEATKEIMKIDPNANIIMCSAMGQQMMVVEAIQAGAKDFIVKPFQQGRVVEALSKISK
- a CDS encoding TIGR00725 family protein — its product is MNQMEVEALKIGVIGYSGSINKEPVKPLENICEELGKEIAKRGHTLVSGGRDGIMELVSKSAKEAGGLVIGILPGLENGNDHLTFGVKTDMDFAMRSILMMYNVDVVISIGGKAGTALELFAAYGHSIPIFLLRGTGGWTDRITKVLLEGKYLDERKSVELKSVWSVEEFMEEIEKMEDKI